A genomic stretch from Mesoplodon densirostris isolate mMesDen1 chromosome 3, mMesDen1 primary haplotype, whole genome shotgun sequence includes:
- the CAPSL gene encoding calcyphosin-like protein, producing the protein MAGTARHDREMAIQAKQKLTTATDPIERLRLQCLARASAGIKGLGRVFQIMDDNNHRTLDFKEFMKGLNDSAVVMEKEEVEELFRRFDKDGNGTIDFNEVLLTLRPPMSRARKEVIMQAFRKLDKTGDGVITIEDLREVYSAKHHPKYQNGEWTEEQVFRKFLDNFDSPYDKDGVVTPEEFMNYYAGVSTSIDTDVYFIIMMRTAWKL; encoded by the exons ATGGCGGGGACGGCACGCCACGACCGAGAGATGGCGATCCAGGCCAAGCAGAAGCTCACCACGGCCACTGACCCCATCGAAAGGCTCCGCCTGCAGTGCCTAGCCAGGGCCTCCGCAGGCATCAAAGGACTTGGCAG AGTGTTTCAAATTATGGATGACAATAACCACAGAACCCTTGATTTCAAAGAATTTATGAAAGGGTTAAATGATTCTGCTGTGGTCATGGAAAAGGAAGAGGTGGAAGAGCTCTTCCGGAGGTTCGATAAAGATGGAAATGGAACAATAGACTTTAATGAAGTTCTTCTCACATTAAGA CCTCCAATGTCCAGAGCCAGAAAAGAGGTAATTATGCAAGCTTTTAGAAAGTTAGACAAGACTGGAGATGGCGTGATAACAATTGAAGACCTTCGTGAGGTGTACAGTGCAAAACACCACCCGAAGTACCAAAACGGAGAATGGACGGAGGAACAAGTGTTCCGGAAATTTCTGGATAACTTTGACTCACCCTATGACAAAGATGGAGTG GTGACCCCCGAGGAATTTATGAACTACTATGCCGGGGTGAGCACTTCCATTGACACCGATGTGTATTTCATCATCATGATGAGAACTGCCTGGAAGCTCTAA